The stretch of DNA CGGCAGCCTGTTTTGGTAACATCGCATGCGGTTTTGTCCATTTGTCTTGTTTTCACGTTATGTTTTTAACACTGGAAGACCGGTGTTATATTATAACCTAAATTGTTATCAAGACTACAGAAGGCGTCTTGTAGTTTGGTGATGTTTAAACAAAaggtataaatacaaaataaaattgagaaaCAGAAACCCAATTACATAACTACTAAGTATTTATAGGCAAACTTTCaaaagattcaaaattaaaatcaagcaTTATTATCAAGCAGTGCGCCTACCGACATGCAAATcagtgtattaaaatttaaaaatatatctttggtTTTCgctcatatttattaaaataaaagtttatttcgaACATATGTCTATATTCATATTGGATAAAAACACTAATTATCACACGtgtaataatatatacctgaataaacaatatttgtattatttttttcagccCATTTTACGagagaataatacaattttcgcTTGGTCTCAGTCCTAGGCTCTACGAGTTACATGACATCTTACACTGATCTGGAGCCCAAGGGGCGATCCTCAACTCCGCACACAAAGTTTGAGAGCTAGACGAGAACGAGAGAGCGGCCGCCCAAACTTGGAGACAACGGCTTTGATCTCAGACATCTTACTGAGCCAAGACTTACAAACCACAGGGCCCGACAAGCAACTTGGCTGACTGGCGCAGGGCCAGGCAAACTGTGTTTTCATTCAGCCATCTAAATCTCAGTATTCGGTGATATAACTTAAACGAATTTGCCACTAATAATAAATCTATCAAACTTCGGTACATAGGTTTACCAATTCTCAAGAAAGGGGTTTTTGATTTTATGCGCgtatctttttatgtttattggtgTTTATACACTATTTCACTTtctttactatatttttactaaattataatcttttgatttttgtattgtttatacaacaagtataatttgtattgtagGAAGTACGCCAAACAAGAAGTATGTGATGCGTAACAAGCTACGCTAATGTTGCTTCCAAAGTTTGTCATGCTttcagatatacagacagacatcatacagaaaacaaatttttttacatcCCCAAAgagacaaaaaaaattgtttcagccAACTAAGTGATAAGCTTCAGTGAAGCTAAGCCCAAATTccatgaaacataaaaaaaattattcttatctatgtataaccgaagtttcatgcaaaatttaaagcctgtaaaaaaaaaaatataaataaaaaatgatctTCATCGAGATATTTTGTCACATTAATTAGAATTCTTGTTCCTTGAGTTATGTTTCATGGCAGTGTTTAACCGccgaaataaaatcttgtcacatttattttcactgtattgtgttttttctcttttacaatacaatatgatTAATCTACATTTCGTGAAAATGCTACAACATAAAATCTCATATGGTTGTAAccagcttgtttacaaatgtatttattctgaaattttctcgaTTCTATCACGGTTAtccccataagaccaatgtcTAAATAGTTGCTAacacagccaaattccatgggGAAATGGACCCAAATCCaattcagccaaatcccatgacatgcaccatcactgaACTCAGTGGTTGATAATACataatgaagcttcattcaaatAGGTCAAATCGTTtttgaaatatcgtgcggacaaacagaaataaatctTTTGCAGCCCcgcgagtgataagcttcgctaatgTTTCAGCCCAATTACAGACaactaaaaatctgtattttcctatagtattataattgtaattgtatagtattatattttcctcataaaacattaaaatgttacaatacatttactcgtaatttacaataaaactatgtATTGCGTAAAATCCTAAATAGATCTGCATATGGTATTTAATTATTCCAATAAACAGTTTTTAGTTACTAAGCCTTAATTTACAAAGTGGTCAGAGGACCCCAACAAgcactaaaatatgtttataaaactgaaatccaaattacttttatttcaaatttatgcccagtataatattgttaaacaaagttatattatttaattgaaacattcaaattgagtaaactttaaatgtaaatccAGTTGAATTAAGATATATACTATGGATGTTATATTATGGAGTTCATAACATAAGATATATACATAACTCAGGGTTGGATAAATTCCATTGGTTAtcctataaaacaattttagaaaaccacTAGAATTAGTCATcattttctaaaaattgtttaaattaagtaTCCAGAACTAATTTCAACCAAAAAATGATAGCTACATGATGCATTTTAGTAACTTCGTAATTGCATGCCATACTaacagttacccgcagcttcacaacgcaatttctttttgaaaaaacaGAGAAAAGAAACaatgagcatattctttttagATGTCATTCCAACAATTACTGAGACACGTGATAGTAGCTGAAAGATATTCCAttctcttgatccattttatattttaagtttaaagatgggGCTCTGACGTCAGAGAGTGAAACGTTTTTATTAAGTAACTCAAAAATGTCTCGAAACTTATCTCCAGTATATCatgattgtattgtattgaatagctccaacgatGTCAGTAACAGTTGAACTACTTTAGACCAGTGTGGAAAAATTATGTCTAAAGGGAGATTAAAGttgaagtccttagcttttcagtcggacacacttatgatgtaataaaactatggaattttacaatagtttgattAAAATCCCAATAGAAACGGCAGCGAAAACAACGATAAGCTTCTGCACGTAAGATTGTAATTTTTCGATTAtaactgactttgacagatgaaCGACAACAAAACTTATACTATGatttgtttaaatgtgtatatatatatatatatatatatatatatatatatatatatatatatgatcataCGTTATTATTCTTGACATTTGGCAGgtgattaaaaaacaattactatCTGCTGATTACGCAGTCCATAAACATAAACAGGTAATGGAGTcgaccagtggagcgtagcccggAAGGATATTCGAATACAGGAAtaagcctatatgttaaccagggagtAGTTTAAGAAATTCcacataaaatttcaatacaatcggtccAGAAGTTCTTGCGTAAATGAGTAATACACtcatacacagacagacagacatcattagattatagattataaatagaatagatttaatttaaaacgaaCATGATAGAAATGAACTCCATGCAGTATAAACTGCTATACCTACGCTACATATCAACATTTACGGCACGGGCCCGATACTCCAAACCTCCGCACGACACGTGATCTAAGCGTGTTTGGTGTTTGCTTGTTTGTTAAATGCAGCCGACAAGGAAAGGAAAACACGCTGATTAACTGTGTTATCTTCAGCTGTTAGATAAGTAGCCACATTACAGCGATAAACTCCCCGGCCTGTGATACTGCAGTGCATCCTGCCACCGCACACACTCCGCACGGCCACGTGATCTAAGCGTATTGGTGTTTGCTTGTTTGTTAAATGCAGCCGACAAGGAAAGGAAACACGCTGTTAACTGTGTTATCTTCAGCTGTTAGATAAGTAGCACACATTACAGCGATAAACTCCCCGGCCTGTGATACTGCAGTGCATCCTGCCACCGCACGCCTCCGCTTAGGCCGCTGACAATGGCTGCATTACTAACTAATAGTAACTCGCTCACATCGTATACTTCTAGTTTAAATAtcgtatttaaacatttacaccGCTAAATTGTAGTTTGTTAAATTTCACGTTCTTGGTCCAAATCTCACAGAGTATGTTTAAAATGTGCCCTGGACACGTCGTCCGTTATTTAACCTTCCAGTGAACAATCCAACATTAGACTTTACTAAACACCATTGGGGAGCTTCTCGCTGTAGGTGCATCACTGTTCTAATATAACACAGGAGctataattaaaaaccaaattaacataGACGACGCACGACGAGTCAGTCGtcgatataaatataattctctcGCCATGTTGGTCCGTGACATCTAAAGACTCATCACGTTTCTGTAGTAAGCCATACAGAGATGATGATATCATTTAGTTACGTTATACAAGAAAGCaatgtacaaaatgtttgttttagataaaattacTAGCACCAAATAACAGTGTGGCGCTGACATGGCAAAAGTAGCCATCAATACAACCGCgttactaatatttttcaatcttGTGAGTTAATAATGTAGCGACAAagtaaaatactacatttttaccTCAACACTTTACAACTTCAtcgtaataattttgtgtaaattagGACTGTGCCTTCCTATGCTCTTAATTGATCTAAAGAGACCTGTTTCAATTAGTTCCCATTTACTTTGACAATTAAAagggaatatttaaaataattactacgaCTTGTAAAATTACTCACTAGTCAAATTATAGAACCGAACTGACAACATAAATTCCTTACCTATTTTGATACGCTACAAAACAATAAAGCGCTAAATAACAGTCACAGCCACCAAACATGTCGATTGTCAAGATTACAGGATTAATATGTCGACTGTGAAATTCGGTACCATCATGTACACAAACCATTGCTGGACAAACGTAAATACAGGCGTTATCAACAACCGAGATAAGAGCGGAATCTGTCCAAATGACACATGTCGAATAATATGGCAGGATTTGTTATCACTTATTTAAAAGCGGGTCCCAATTCCAGTTGATTTTACTGGTTTTCTACTATAAAGTAAACTAACATTTTACTCTGGTTAATTTCCAAGTAGCTAACTAGACCAAAATACACGGGCTGGAATGGAGAGAGTTCTATAGGCGTGATTTTTCTGTACATAAAAGCATTTTTTTCCGCCTCTCCCTAAAGAAATTGACTCTGGTTGGTTATTCTTTTTGGAGACTTTTGTATAAGTGAATAGTTACTGCCATTAAAAGGTACGATTATgagtgtaattaattaaaattcaacaatagaataaatatgttttgcaaaaatattacttGCAAAAGTAACTATCATTATTGATCTAAAATTCGAGAAGAATATAATTGGTAATTGGTAGTACCTATACAGTTAATAACAAGAAGAAGTGCGATACAGACGCCACATGTTTGCggtacaggcttcgctgagattcgATGTAAGATTAAGTCTGTACCTCACTTCATTATTGTTAGATAGAACGACAGACAATCATACGACATTCTTTAAATCCCGAGACAAACAATAGAAAAATCACATTATCCTACTAATGACGATCAGCCATATTCCCATGGTTGGACTATGCGCCATCATAGAAATCgctcttgtctatgtagaaatgtatttaaatgtagaaATTTCTACTTTACAGATGAAATCTatctcgaaatatcttgccacaaGATATATTCACATTGTTTGTTTaagtaaatttggtttttatataagaatttaaataataaaatactacacaCAAAGTGACCACAAGATGATGTTTGGATGAGTTGGGATAGTTGGGGCTACATGTGTTACAATGTCACAAGGTCAAATATTTTATGagtatattttcttgttgccaccaTTGTTACACATTAcagcaataaacaaatattcgctaacgctcagccaaatcccttggagtgacATGTAGCCATTATAGAGACctcagtgttcctcatacagaaatgaaacttcatttttgagatatcatgcgaTCAGAAATGTGTTTTCAGCCCCAAATGGGATTCGAATCAAATAGCGGTAAAGCTAAGGCAAggttgacatttttttatttcaaatattgacaAAAAACATGGCCACATACAACGACAAACTAAGCTATTGCCAAAGATGTTTAAGAGCCTTTAGTGGCCACATGTTGGTAAAATAGCTTCCAAATCCgcaaaaaatgcaaaattaaaaagaCAACGCTTTATCCAGATAATACAGCCTCCAACACCTACCTATACTGCACCCGTCAACACACACACTGCTTCCAATActaaatttaagattaattttacaCCTTGAAATGCAACAAAGGTCAACAAATGAATGCAAGTCAAGTACTGTACCACTTCCTTGTAATTGATTATAAGTTACAGTCTATTCAGAGATTAATAGTATATTATCAGGAAGTTCACGACTTTTAGATAAAcaacatttgttttgaaatcgGGTCATGATGAAAACTCTACGCTGCTTGTATACGAGTAGATCCAATCAAGTATGACTACCCAACAAGTGACCTGTAGTAATTCTGTATGTTTCCTTGAGAAAATCATATAACcgaatatttttccttttaaatttttataaaacaaattcgAGCACTATATgtactatacaaataaaatataccatatgaaatatactatttgttaTATGAGCGTTACATCACATGTAGCATTTAGGTTCTAAAAAAACGTTTGTTTCCTATCCAACAGCACATTTTCAGTTGATAGACCCAACATCAAGTATGCTGTAGCTAAATGAAAGTGCCTAGATACTCTCTGGTACTAACACAGCCTGTGAGACAACATGTTTATCAGCTAGTGCAGAAGACATGGTTACAGATATAGGCTAAATGAGAAAGTAAGTGACCACTAAACAACCAGCTAATGTGTGAACCGACAGAAAAGCCTGCGAACTACTGACCCGGTAGGACACTTCCCGTTTACACAGAGAAGCAAACAGCGGTAATGGTCTTACCATACAAGAGATGAATCGCCTTTCACTTGGATGTAAATGAGGTATCCGAAATATGTACTCTGCTGACAAAGACAAATGTTACTCATGACCTTTTTTGTGAGGACCATCCAAACGGAAAGTTTCACCTAGAGATGAAATATCTACACTATCCAtattctgtattcatttttatccGTCACACCCTTATAAACTTCGTCACTATTCCTAAATCCCTTCCCCCCTGTTCACTATTCACTTTGGGTCACTAGTCCTTGTTCGCTTTCTCGACATTCTGTGTTCACGTCGTCCGTCATACCCTTATAAACTTCGTCAATATTCCCAATTAACTTCCTCCGTCTTCACTATTCACTTTAGGTCACTAGTCCTTGTTCACTTTCTCGATATTCTGTGTTCACGTCATATGTCATACCCTTATAAACTTCGTCACTATTCCTAAATCCCTTCCCCCCTGTTCACTATTCACTTTGGGTCACTAGTCCTTGTTCGCTTTCTCGACATTCTGTGTTCACGTCGTCCGTCATACCCTTATAAACTTCGTTCAATATTCCCAATTAACTTCCTCCGTCTTCACTATTCACTTTAGGTCACTAGTCCTTGTTCACTTTCTCGATATTCTGTGTTCACGTCATATGTCATACCCTTATAAACTTCGTCACTATTCCTAAATCCCTTCCCCCCTGTTCACTATTCACTTCTGGGTCACTAGTCCTTGTTCGCTTTCTCGACATTCTGTGTTCACGTCGTCCGTCATACCCTTATAAACTTCGTCAATATTCCCAATTAACTTCCTCCGTCTTCACTATTTCACTTTAGGTCACTAGTCCTTGTTCACTTTCTCGATATTCTGTGTTCACGTCATATGTCCATACCCTTATAAACTTCGTCAATATTCCCAATTAACTTCCTCCGTCTTCACTATTCACTTTAGGTCACTAGTCCCTTGTTCACTTTCTCGATATTCTGTGTTTCCACGTCATGTGTCATACCCTTATAAACTTCGTCACTATACCCAAATTACTTCCTCCGTCTTCACTATTCACTTTAGGTCACTAGTCCTTGTTCACTTTCTCGATATTCTGTGTTTCACGTCATATGTCATACCCCTTATAAACTTCGTCACTATACCCAAATTACTTCCTCCGTCTTCACTATTCACTTTAGGTTACTAGTCCTTGTTCACTTTCTCGATATTCTGTGTTCACGTCATATGTCATACCCTTTATAAACTTCGTCACTATACCCAAATTACTTCCTCCGTCTTCACTATTCACTTTAGGTCACTAGTCCTTGTTCACTTTCTCGATATTCTGTGTTCACGTCATATGTCATACCCTTATAAACTTCGTCACTATACCCAAATTACTTCCTCCGTCTTCACTATTCACTTTAGGTCACTAGTCCTTGTTCACTTTCTCGATATTCTGTGTTCACGTCATATGTCATACCCTTATAAACTTCGTCACTATACCCAAATTACTTCCTCCGTCTTCATTATTCACTTTAGGTCACTAGTCCTTGTTGACTTCCTCGATATTccctattaatattttataaccttgAGCCCTCCTCTCATTCATGAATCTGCCACAATTtccaaaaacaaatataacattcaaACATCTACTCCAAATTACAAAATGTCACACCTATCTTCCAGGACTTTGGACAAATGGACAATACTAAAAATCTATTTCGAGTATTCTACTGTTCAATAAGTCAcaccctaatatatatatatatatatatatatatatataatatatatatatatatatatatatatatatatataatatatatatatatatattagggtgTGAGTGGAATATTATTTAATGCTCTACGGATTTACCCTTAATATTTGACTGAAACAAACTCCGCCTAAATTGTGTCTGTAACCCTCCCCTCTGTAAGTTAATTTTCTATCTCGAGACGGGGTTATGCTGCTGTCAATCTCTGTAATCCGGTACAGCCCAGGCTTGCATTCATCTGCCCAACTCTGCTAGATTACATTTCCGACCTTTTGCTAATCTAATTCAACGCACCAGATtgcttaataaaatcaaatactgCCTCTCATTCACGCAGCGGTCATTTCTAAATCAAATTCAAGCCAAGAAATCAAAGCCCAACTAATAcaactaattattataacaaaacactaTTTAGTTATACTCACATGTTCACGGTAATGctttacatttatacataatagtatattatttataatgttatatagaTCAACGCCATTTTTAAACATACTCTGGTTATGTTTGgcattaattcaataaaattaagatttgtttttttaccCAAAGACAAAGTTTCCGTTGTTTTCcgtaaaaatattgatgtatgtTTTTACTAGCGACCCAGCCTTTATTTGAATCAGAACGTTTTGGGTTCCTAAAAAAAGATGTAACATGAGTGAGTCAGCGGTAGATAATAGGTTTCCCAAACGTCTGTTAGGAGAAAGATCAGAGctgttaacaaaaaaaacaaacaataacaatccaCCTGTAAATCACCATGACAGGGGAATctatttaaactatttgttaCTAAATGTAAGGAACGAAATGTGCAAAAAAACTGGAGGGCATAGCTCCGTGGTTCGAGATCACTCAAAAATGTAGCAAATGTATAGTCATTAAGGCCaagtttgttttgcaaaaataaTCTAGCCTTTCGAAATGGCGGacgaaacaataaaaattattgagcGATGTCCGACCTTCAAATATTATTAGATACGAGCCTTCCACCACCTCCCACTAGTTTAATCCAATCCTTCTAGCCACTGTCCCTCATCAATATTGGCAACACCACaagatattgtatttttaaacaaaatacccACTATATTAGTTTCATTCTTTAACAACTTATTGTCCTGAGGTTTTGATAAGCCGTTCATGGTCTCCCACTGTTGGTAAAACACTGCACAGTTGCCTTCAATATATTAGAGACGGGCCTTCTCACCTCCATAGTTAATCCAATCCTTTAGCCACTGTCTCTAATTGGCAACTCACAAGATATGCGTTAAACAAATACCACTATAAATAAGTTTCAatctattaatacatttattgtccAGAGGTTTGATATCCCGTTCATGGTCTCCCACTGTTGTACAACCACTGCAAGCTTCGCCTTTCATATATATTAGATACGGCCTTCACACTCCACTAGTTAATCCAATCCTTCTAGCCATGTCTCTCATTGGCACATCAAAGGGTATTGGTTATAACAAAAATTACCACTATAATAGTTTCAAtctatttaacaattattgtcCAGGAGGTTTGATTCAATCCCGTTCATGGTCCTCCCACTGTTGGTACACCACTGCAACAGTTCGCCTTCAATATATTAGATACGGCCTTCACACCATCCCACTAGTTAATCCAATCCTTCTAGCCACTGTCCTCTCTATTTGGCAACCTCACAAGATATTGGGTTTAAACAAAATATCCACTAATAATAAGTTTTTCAATCtattaaacaacaattatttggGGGGGGTGGGCGGGGGGGGGGTGCGGGTTGTGGGGGGGgaggtgaggggggggggggtggggggggggtggggggtgggggggggtgagAAGTTGGGGTCCAGAAGGTTCTGATAGATCCCGGTTCAATGGTCTCCTCCACCTGTTGGTACAAGAGACCACTGCCACAGTTCGCCTTCAATATATTAGATACGGCCTTTCACACCTACCCATCTAGTTAAATCCAATCCTTCTAGCCACTGTCTCTCATTGGCAAACTCACAAGatattggttttaaacaaaataccacaCTATGAATAAGTTTCAATCTATTAACAATTGATTGTCCAGAGGTTTGATAATCCCGTTTCATCGGTCTCCCACTGTTGGTAACACCACGTGCACCAGTTCGCCTTCAAATATATATAGATACGCGCCCTTCACCACCTTCCCCACTAGTATAAATCCAATCCTTCTAGCCCACTGGGCTCTCATTGGCAACTCACAAGATATtggttaaacaaaatataaaagagcaaaataagagaataaaaaaaaaagagaagacaacataaacaaatgaaaaacacTTAACGATagagataataaaaatatgcataacaataaaaaaactgtaaaaaaaaacaagaagaaTAACTACCCCCCACCCCGGGGTCACCCACTCTCAAACCACCCCGCACCCCTCACTCCTCCTCCCACCTACAGATAAGACGGTGTGGTATAATAGAGGCCATCCCCCAATCAAAAAACCAACTCAACCCCCTCCCAGCGAACCCACCCCCTCTCTACTCCACCCCACGCCAACCAAAGCCTCCCATCCTCACCACCcccaaccaccccccccccaaccacaCCCCCTCTCTGTGAGTCGACCCCTAACCCCACATCCCTCTCCTACCACGCGTCACTCACCCGTCCCCCACTCCGCCCCCCCCCAGCCCGCCCTGCACCCCCCAACCTCTCTCCCCCCGACTCATCCACCCCACCCGGCCCCCCCTCACACCCCCACCCACCCGTCCCCCACCACATCACCCCCATCGCCGCGTATGCGTGCTGCCTCACACACACACTAGGTATTATCTACCCATCCCCTCTCTTTCTCCCCCGCCCTCCCCCTTACAGAGACACACACATAGTCCGAGTGCCCCACGGGTCCCATCCCCTACCTACGCCGGCCTACCCCACAACCCCCATCCTCCCCCCACCAATGCGGATCAATTCCATACACCCTCGCCTCACCTCATGCACCGACCAACCCCTCCAAACCCCCGCCTACCCTCCCACctcccccaccccccacccaATTACTCTCCCCACACACCCACCCACCCCACATCTACCCTCTACCCTCCACTGACCCCACCACATCCAACACCCTCACACCCCCCACgccccccccctcccacccccCCCCAACTCCCCCCCCACTCCCCTACCCCCACACCCCCCAACTCAACCACTCGTCCACCCCCCCCTCACCACCCACTACCCCCCACCCCCTcccaccccccaaccccccccaacCCACCCCCCAGTGCGAACATTCGCccagtccccccccccccccccaccccgtCCTCACCCACCCCCCACCACACCCCCTCCACCCCCCCACCAGCACGAACTcgcccccccacccacccccctcACCCCACCCTTACTACCCCCCCCCACtgccccccacccacccccccccccacacccccaccCCCCAgcctcccccaccccccccacccccaccggGCTAGCCCGACTCACCCACCCCACGATAACCCCACGAGCCCACAGCAGCCCGCCCGTAGACACCGCCCCCCCCGccaccccccctccccccaccccaccaaccccccccccccacccaccgcCCCTCCCCCCCCCCGCCACCCAACCATCTCCCCTCCACCCGGCAGctcccccacccccaccccccgcCCGCCTCCCGCACTGTAGccacccccccctccccccacccccccaccccccccccggcgatctccccccccccccgcccgCCGC from Homalodisca vitripennis isolate AUS2020 unplaced genomic scaffold, UT_GWSS_2.1 ScUCBcl_8849;HRSCAF=17131, whole genome shotgun sequence encodes:
- the LOC124374510 gene encoding protein TRACHEARY ELEMENT DIFFERENTIATION-RELATED 7A-like, coding for MSESARPSPNQKTNSTPSQRTHPLSTPPHANQSLPSSPPPTTPPPTTPPLCESTPNPTSLSYHASLTRPPLRPPPARPAPPNLSPPDSSTPPGPPSHPHPPVPHHITPIAAYACCLTHTLGIIYPSPLFLPRPPPYRDTHIVRVPHGSHPLPTPAYPTTPILPPPMRINSIHPRLTSCTDQPLQTPAYPPTSPTPHPITLPTHPPTPHLPSTLH